A portion of the Miscanthus floridulus cultivar M001 unplaced genomic scaffold, ASM1932011v1 os_959_1_2, whole genome shotgun sequence genome contains these proteins:
- the LOC136535463 gene encoding uncharacterized protein, translating to MPALPAFPLTRRPSDARRRGRLVLSIVVLVAFSAAAALAYLSFPSAVRTSPPAAFSAVRAEADCCRGMEGLELWGPAVKWGSDHRLPSAAACCAACKAMCPHPEDGACRCDSWVFCGDERKCKDRLGECWLKKQKDVMAPAVIARGEDVMWTSGLIFGKGEGIVGLETNLGTLHIQLLPGCAPHSVDYFIELLGLRNFVRCRFYRAEGRGNVWDAKGDHEKNVCLVPPYALLQGTLEVDGVPFKEIPREACPSVKRGSVAWVGSGPEFLISLADHEEWRDAYTVFGNVLRKDMAIAEEMALLPTSTDAWSNVTVKVLKDPVYFKVKRSSNASAV from the exons ATGCCAGCTCTTCCCGCTTTCCCCCTCACCCGCCGCCCATCCGACGCCAGACGCCGCGGTCGCCTCGTCCTTtccatcgtcgtcctcgtcgccTTCTCCGCCGCCGCAGCCCTCGCCTACCTCTCTTTCCCCTCTGCCGTGCGGACATCGCCCCCGGCAGCGTTTTCGGCGGTCCGGGCGGAGGCCGACTGCTGCAGGGGTATGgagggcctcgagctctggggcCCGGCGGTCAAGTGGGGCTCAGACCACCGCCTGCCGTCCGCCGCCGCTTGCTGCGCTGCCTGCAAGGCCATGTGCCCTCACCCCGAGGACGGGGCCTGCCGCTGCGACTCGTGGGTCTTCTGCGGGGACGAGCGCAAATGCAAGGACAGGCTCGGGGAG TGCTGGCTGAAGAAACAGAAGGATGTCATGGCTCCTGCTGTTATTGCAAGGGGGGAGGACGTCATGTGGACTTCTGGTCTAATCTTTGGAAAAGGAGAG GGAATTGTGGGGCTTGAAACAAATCTAGGGACACTTCATATTCAA TTGCTGCCTGGTTGCGCACCCCATTCTGTGGACTACTTCATCGAGCTTCTGGGCTTGCGCAACTTTGTCAGATGCAGATTTTATCGTGCAGAAGGACGTGGGAATGTCTGGGATGCAAAAGGCGATCATGAAAAAAATGTATG TTTGGTCCCGCCATAtgcattgcttcaaggaacacTGGAAGTTGATGGTGTGCCCTTCAAGGAGATACCAAGAGAAGCATGTCCGTCGGTGAAAAGAGGGTCCGTTGCCTGGGTAGGGTCAGGGCCAGAGTTCCTGATCAGCTTAGCAGACCACGAGGAGTGGAGGGACGCCTACACCGTGTTCGGGAATGTGCTTCGCAAGGACATGGCGATCGCAGAGGAGATGGCACTGCTGCCGACAAGCACAGACGCGTGGAGCAATGTGACGGTGAAGGTTCTGAAAGATCCTGTCTACTTCAAGGTGAAGAGAAGCAGCAATGCTAGCGCTGTCTAG